Proteins encoded by one window of Nitrincola iocasae:
- a CDS encoding extracellular solute-binding protein yields the protein MTRTFRKSALTAAVMLSTATVISTAHAQEDLNVVSWGGAYTMSQEEAYSKPWTEKTGQRIVNIDRSATGLAGLRAQVEAGNVTWDLVDMLPADAKIACAEGLIEILDHDELLAPAPDGTLPSEDFIPGALDECFVATIVYSNIVAFNTEMFPEDNKPSTIADVFDLENFPGKRSLQRRPINNLEWALIADGVPHEEVYDLLTTNEGVERALAKLDTIKDEVIWWSEGAQPPQLLADQEVAFASAYNGRIFSAQVNEEQPFEIIWDAQVFELDGWVVPRGKMDAAKDFLRFSTESEQNAAQASYISYGPARKSGAALVGDHIPTGIDMTPHMPTYEPNFATALPKNDEFWADYQDELNERFDAWLAQ from the coding sequence ATGACTAGAACTTTTCGTAAATCCGCTCTGACAGCCGCTGTGATGCTATCAACAGCCACTGTTATTTCGACAGCCCATGCCCAAGAGGATCTTAATGTAGTGTCATGGGGTGGTGCTTATACCATGAGCCAGGAGGAGGCCTACTCTAAACCCTGGACAGAAAAAACCGGTCAGCGCATCGTTAATATCGACCGTTCTGCAACTGGCCTGGCAGGTCTGCGCGCGCAAGTTGAAGCTGGAAATGTCACCTGGGATTTGGTGGATATGCTTCCTGCTGATGCCAAAATAGCCTGTGCTGAAGGTCTGATTGAAATACTGGATCATGATGAGCTGCTGGCACCTGCGCCAGATGGTACGCTACCCAGTGAAGACTTTATTCCAGGTGCGCTAGACGAGTGCTTTGTAGCGACTATCGTTTACTCCAATATTGTTGCATTCAATACTGAAATGTTCCCGGAAGATAACAAGCCTTCAACCATCGCAGATGTGTTTGATCTGGAAAACTTCCCTGGTAAACGCTCGCTGCAACGTCGTCCGATCAATAACCTGGAATGGGCGTTGATTGCTGATGGTGTACCGCATGAAGAGGTTTATGATCTGCTGACAACTAATGAAGGGGTAGAGCGTGCTTTGGCCAAGCTGGATACCATCAAGGATGAAGTGATCTGGTGGTCTGAAGGGGCTCAGCCGCCACAGCTATTGGCTGACCAGGAAGTTGCATTCGCTTCTGCCTACAATGGCCGTATTTTCTCTGCACAGGTTAATGAAGAGCAGCCTTTCGAAATCATCTGGGATGCTCAGGTGTTTGAGCTGGATGGTTGGGTAGTGCCAAGAGGGAAAATGGATGCTGCCAAAGACTTCCTGCGTTTTTCTACTGAGTCAGAGCAGAATGCAGCGCAGGCCAGTTATATTTCCTATGGTCCAGCGCGTAAGAGTGGTGCAGCTTTAGTCGGCGATCATATTCCGACGGGTATAGATATGACTCCTCATATGCCAACTTATGAACCCAACTTCGCTACGGCTTTGCCGAAGAATGATGAATTCTGGGCTGACTATCAGGATGAGTTGAATGAGCGCTTCGATGCCTGGCTCGCACAGTAA
- a CDS encoding ABC transporter permease, producing MSASMPGSHSNPSGNGDNGASAPLVAADGRPLKTSLRRALFKNKLRAILLVAPLMIFLLVAFILPIFSMLTRSVESNEVATIMPTTSSALRSWDGEGLPDESVYAALAHDLKEGQRNRNLGRVASRLNYEYSGMRSTITGTARRITRVENPDSWKDTLIDAHRNWEETNVWRVIKRESSGYTLSYYLAAMDMRYDADGSIVRQPESRRVYVDLMIKTIWMSLLITFLCFLLGYPVAFLLASLPMRTSSLLMMLVLLPFWTSLLVRTTTWIAILQSQGILNNMLVSMGIIDDQSRLQMIYNEIGTIVAMTHILLPFMILPLYSVMKSISPSYMRAARSMGATGFTAFRRVYFPQTLPGIGAGAILVFILAIGYYITPALVGGESGRFITNFIAYHMQVSLNWGLAAAIASLLLGLVIALYLIYNRLVGSDNLKLG from the coding sequence ATGAGCGCTTCGATGCCTGGCTCGCACAGTAATCCATCCGGGAACGGTGACAACGGTGCTTCGGCACCGTTGGTCGCTGCCGATGGTCGTCCGCTTAAAACGAGCCTCAGGCGGGCGTTGTTCAAGAACAAGTTGCGCGCAATCCTATTAGTTGCGCCGTTAATGATATTTTTGCTGGTTGCTTTCATTTTACCTATTTTCAGCATGTTGACACGCAGTGTTGAAAGTAATGAAGTCGCCACTATCATGCCGACTACGTCCTCTGCTTTGCGGAGTTGGGACGGTGAAGGATTACCCGATGAATCCGTTTATGCGGCGCTAGCGCATGATCTTAAAGAGGGTCAGCGCAACCGAAATCTGGGGCGGGTTGCCAGTCGATTGAATTACGAATACTCCGGTATGCGTTCTACCATTACCGGCACAGCCAGGCGTATTACCAGGGTCGAGAACCCTGATTCCTGGAAAGACACGCTGATAGATGCACACCGTAATTGGGAAGAGACCAATGTGTGGCGCGTAATCAAACGTGAATCCAGTGGATATACCCTAAGCTATTATCTGGCAGCGATGGATATGCGTTATGACGCTGATGGCAGTATTGTTCGTCAGCCAGAGTCTCGGCGAGTCTATGTTGACTTGATGATCAAGACAATTTGGATGAGTCTGCTGATCACTTTCTTGTGCTTTCTGCTCGGTTATCCGGTTGCTTTTCTATTGGCCAGTTTGCCTATGCGGACATCCAGCTTGCTGATGATGCTGGTGCTTTTGCCTTTCTGGACATCGTTGTTGGTGCGAACGACTACCTGGATAGCGATATTACAGAGCCAGGGTATATTGAATAATATGCTGGTCTCAATGGGTATTATCGATGATCAATCGCGTTTGCAGATGATCTATAACGAGATAGGCACGATCGTTGCAATGACGCATATTCTGCTGCCATTCATGATCTTGCCGCTCTATTCAGTGATGAAGAGTATTTCGCCTTCATACATGCGCGCGGCGCGGTCGATGGGAGCAACTGGCTTCACAGCCTTCCGGCGGGTGTATTTTCCGCAGACCTTGCCTGGCATAGGTGCGGGTGCCATTCTGGTGTTTATTTTAGCGATAGGTTACTACATTACCCCCGCGCTTGTGGGTGGTGAGTCAGGTCGCTTTATCACTAACTTTATCGCTTATCACATGCAGGTTTCCCTCAACTGGGGGCTGGCGGCAGCGATTGCATCTTTGTTGTTGGGGCTGGTTATCGCCCTGTATCTGATCTACAACCGATTGGTCGGTTCAGATAATCTGAAGCTGGGATAA
- a CDS encoding ABC transporter permease: protein MAVPAYATPFEKAWYYIFRIICGLIFCFLIGPLFVIIPLSFNAEPYFSFTQKMLTLDPEGYSLRWYQDFFTSEAWLHSIKNSILIAIASTILATVLGTIAALGLSSRFMPYRSVVMAVLISPMIVPVIISGAGMFFFFSDVGLAQTYLGVILAHTALGIPFVVITVTATLTGFDQSLVRAAASMGANPTTTFFKVILPLVLPGVISGALFAFATSFDEVVVVLFISGPQQSTMPIQMWSGIRESISPTILAVATILVLLSIAMLTTVELLRRRSERIRGISPA from the coding sequence ATGGCTGTACCTGCTTATGCAACGCCTTTTGAAAAGGCTTGGTATTACATCTTCAGAATTATCTGTGGTTTGATATTCTGTTTTTTGATTGGTCCATTGTTTGTGATAATTCCACTGAGTTTTAATGCTGAGCCTTACTTCTCTTTTACCCAGAAGATGCTCACATTGGATCCAGAGGGCTATTCATTGCGTTGGTATCAGGACTTCTTTACCTCAGAGGCCTGGTTGCATTCGATCAAGAACAGTATTCTCATTGCCATAGCCTCAACCATTCTGGCAACCGTATTGGGTACGATTGCGGCGCTGGGTTTATCCAGTCGCTTTATGCCCTATCGGTCGGTAGTGATGGCGGTGCTGATATCGCCAATGATCGTACCGGTGATAATTTCCGGTGCCGGTATGTTCTTCTTTTTCTCAGATGTAGGCTTGGCGCAAACCTACCTCGGGGTGATTTTGGCACATACGGCACTGGGTATCCCCTTTGTGGTGATTACGGTTACCGCCACCTTGACCGGTTTTGATCAAAGCCTGGTCCGGGCGGCAGCTTCGATGGGGGCAAACCCTACGACGACTTTTTTCAAAGTGATATTGCCCCTGGTGCTACCTGGGGTAATATCCGGCGCGTTGTTTGCTTTCGCAACCTCGTTTGATGAAGTTGTTGTGGTGTTGTTCATTTCCGGGCCGCAGCAATCCACCATGCCGATACAGATGTGGTCGGGTATCAGGGAATCTATCAGTCCAACTATTCTGGCCGTAGCTACGATTCTGGTACTCCTGTCGATAGCGATGCTGACAACGGTTGAGTTGTTGCGACGTCGTTCTGAAAGAATCAGAGGTATTTCGCCAGCTTGA
- a CDS encoding GGDEF domain-containing protein, with the protein MEFFSRSLVFVLLYYLMWHFASLFEIAPHVSAFYPAAGVVLLFVFHYGARYIPVAALAIMLGGFPYDQFWDWQIENFVMSIRQLLVYSVAALVARRLTVFSLPVKTIHDVSGLILVLTVTTLASSAMAVVSLKYFMSLPPDGMPSIFFNFWIGDLGGALMFMAAATLFIDLYEGHHVYRGDVFERRVAWPLMLLLLTALVVVVYFMVIGVADVVGRVGYLILLPVAWAATVYGMRFALLTSLVVNLSAVTAYILLDLDNYPVMDFQLLFVVTVIMSMILGASLEEREQARFDAAHDPLTRVMNRRAFFTQGTALFERARRHERDLALLMVDLDYFKTVNDTWGHKCGDQVLMAVAECCRNACRQTDLHARLGGEEFVLLLDDADTKQSAVVAERLRGCIEKVIVPFTNHTITASIGISQLTESTLSLEEMMTQADKALYAAKADGRNNFKLYAQLTVT; encoded by the coding sequence ATGGAATTTTTTTCGCGCTCTCTAGTATTCGTGCTGCTCTATTACCTAATGTGGCATTTTGCCAGTCTGTTTGAAATAGCCCCTCATGTCAGTGCATTTTATCCTGCCGCTGGTGTCGTTTTATTGTTTGTATTTCATTATGGCGCGCGCTATATCCCTGTGGCCGCCTTGGCTATTATGCTGGGTGGTTTTCCCTATGATCAGTTCTGGGATTGGCAAATAGAAAATTTTGTCATGTCGATACGGCAGTTATTGGTTTACTCCGTTGCTGCACTAGTAGCTCGTCGTTTGACCGTTTTCTCATTGCCGGTTAAAACTATTCATGATGTCAGTGGGCTGATTTTAGTACTGACAGTCACTACACTGGCATCTTCTGCCATGGCAGTTGTTTCACTGAAATATTTTATGTCATTGCCGCCCGATGGAATGCCGTCGATATTTTTCAATTTCTGGATCGGCGATCTGGGTGGTGCTCTGATGTTTATGGCGGCCGCAACGTTATTTATTGATCTTTACGAAGGGCATCATGTCTATCGTGGTGATGTGTTTGAGCGGCGAGTGGCTTGGCCGTTAATGTTGCTGCTTTTAACCGCCTTAGTTGTTGTCGTATATTTTATGGTGATAGGTGTCGCGGATGTGGTCGGGCGCGTGGGTTATCTAATATTACTGCCAGTGGCCTGGGCGGCTACTGTCTATGGGATGCGCTTTGCGCTACTGACGTCTTTAGTAGTAAATCTATCGGCAGTAACGGCTTATATACTACTGGATCTGGATAATTACCCGGTAATGGATTTCCAGCTGTTATTTGTTGTAACTGTTATCATGTCAATGATTTTAGGTGCTTCATTAGAGGAGCGTGAACAGGCGCGTTTTGATGCAGCTCATGATCCTTTGACGCGGGTGATGAATCGACGAGCATTTTTTACTCAGGGCACCGCTTTGTTTGAACGCGCGCGCAGGCATGAGCGTGACTTAGCGCTGTTGATGGTTGATCTGGACTATTTCAAAACCGTCAATGATACCTGGGGCCATAAGTGTGGCGATCAAGTGCTGATGGCAGTGGCTGAATGCTGTCGTAATGCGTGTCGTCAGACAGATCTGCATGCTCGGTTAGGTGGCGAGGAATTTGTCTTGCTGTTGGATGATGCCGATACCAAACAGTCAGCTGTGGTCGCTGAACGCTTGCGTGGGTGTATTGAAAAGGTCATTGTGCCATTTACCAACCACACAATTACAGCGAGTATAGGTATTAGTCAGTTAACAGAGTCAACACTCTCACTGGAAGAGATGATGACTCAGGCGGATAAAGCTCTGTACGCGGCCAAGGCAGATGGACGAAATAATTTCAAATTATATGCTCAATTGACGGTGACTTGA
- the rimP gene encoding ribosome maturation factor RimP — MSAKIKQLESLIRPAISALGFDLWGVEFRSAGKQSTLRIYIDGPEGVTVDDCARVSHQVSGILDVEDPIAEQYLLEVSSPGMDRPLYTLEQYQAHLGHQLEVRLRVPFEGRRRFKGVLNGVEGDEILLVVDDHEYLLPLDFIDRARLVPQF; from the coding sequence GTGTCAGCTAAGATTAAGCAGCTGGAAAGTTTGATTAGACCTGCAATCAGTGCGCTGGGATTTGACCTGTGGGGGGTTGAATTTCGGTCAGCAGGAAAACAGAGCACTCTGAGAATTTATATAGATGGCCCGGAGGGTGTCACGGTGGATGACTGTGCCCGGGTTAGTCATCAGGTCAGTGGTATTCTTGACGTAGAAGATCCGATTGCAGAGCAATATCTGCTGGAAGTCTCCTCGCCAGGAATGGACAGGCCCCTATACACACTGGAGCAGTATCAGGCTCATTTGGGTCACCAGTTGGAAGTTCGTCTGCGAGTCCCTTTTGAAGGGCGTCGGCGCTTCAAAGGTGTACTGAATGGCGTTGAAGGTGATGAGATACTGCTAGTAGTGGATGATCATGAATACTTGTTGCCCCTTGATTTTATAGATCGGGCGCGACTGGTTCCGCAATTTTAA
- the nusA gene encoding transcription termination factor NusA: MNKEILLVAEAVSNEKDVPKAVIFEAIEVALATATKKRYDEEADIHVQIDRATGDYDTFRRWLVMDNEGVPTLGTELTLQEALELDPALKPGDVYEEQVESVAFGRIAAQTAKQVIVQKVREAERAKVVDQYRDRQGELIAGTVKKVTRDNVIIDLGNNAEALLPREHLLPRESFRMGDRVRAVLEEVRAEGRGPQLILSRTAPAMLVELFSLEVPEIAEEVIEIRAAARDPGSRAKIAVKTNDGRIDPVGACVGMRGSRVQAVTNELGGERVDIVLWDDNPAQLVINAMAPAEVASIVIDEDSHSMDVAVAEEALAMAIGRNGQNVRLASEMTGWKLNVMSEAEAQEKHQSEVGRVLDLFMVHLDVDDELAQILVEEGFTSLEEVAYVPVDEMLEIDGFDEEIVESLRARAKDALLNLAIANEEQLGSTEPAEDLLTMEGMDRALAYQLAAIGVITMEDLAEQSVDELTEIEGLDEERAAALIMTARAPWFSESQ, from the coding sequence ATGAATAAAGAGATTTTGCTGGTTGCTGAAGCAGTATCCAATGAAAAGGATGTGCCAAAGGCAGTTATATTTGAAGCGATTGAAGTGGCGCTGGCGACTGCAACCAAGAAACGTTACGACGAAGAAGCCGATATCCACGTGCAGATAGATCGCGCTACAGGTGATTATGATACCTTCCGTCGCTGGTTGGTTATGGATAATGAGGGCGTGCCTACATTGGGCACAGAACTGACGCTTCAGGAAGCGTTAGAACTTGATCCGGCACTGAAACCTGGCGATGTATACGAAGAGCAGGTCGAATCCGTTGCGTTTGGACGTATTGCTGCACAGACAGCCAAACAGGTCATCGTACAGAAAGTGCGTGAAGCTGAACGGGCTAAAGTGGTTGATCAATACCGTGATCGTCAAGGGGAATTGATTGCTGGCACCGTCAAAAAAGTGACACGTGACAATGTCATTATTGATCTGGGTAATAATGCTGAAGCCTTGTTGCCCCGTGAGCACCTGTTGCCGCGTGAAAGCTTTCGCATGGGTGATCGGGTACGTGCCGTGCTTGAAGAAGTACGCGCCGAAGGCCGTGGTCCACAATTGATTTTGAGCAGAACAGCACCTGCAATGTTGGTTGAGCTGTTCAGTCTTGAAGTGCCTGAAATTGCTGAAGAAGTGATTGAAATCAGAGCAGCTGCACGCGATCCTGGATCACGTGCCAAAATTGCGGTTAAAACCAATGATGGTCGTATCGATCCAGTCGGTGCCTGCGTAGGTATGCGTGGTTCACGTGTACAGGCGGTGACCAATGAGCTGGGTGGTGAACGTGTGGATATTGTCCTTTGGGATGATAATCCAGCGCAATTGGTCATCAATGCCATGGCGCCTGCAGAGGTTGCGTCTATCGTGATTGATGAAGATAGCCACTCTATGGATGTTGCTGTGGCAGAAGAGGCGCTGGCAATGGCAATCGGCCGTAATGGTCAGAATGTGCGTTTGGCCAGTGAAATGACTGGCTGGAAACTCAATGTGATGAGTGAAGCCGAGGCACAGGAAAAGCATCAGTCTGAAGTCGGCCGTGTGCTGGATCTGTTTATGGTACACCTGGATGTTGATGATGAGCTGGCGCAGATACTGGTCGAAGAAGGCTTTACTTCACTGGAAGAAGTGGCTTATGTGCCGGTTGATGAAATGCTTGAAATTGATGGTTTCGACGAAGAAATCGTTGAGTCGCTGCGAGCTAGAGCCAAAGATGCACTGCTCAATCTGGCGATCGCAAATGAAGAACAATTAGGGTCTACGGAACCTGCAGAAGATCTTTTGACCATGGAAGGCATGGATCGTGCGCTGGCTTATCAGCTAGCAGCGATTGGTGTCATTACTATGGAAGACCTGGCAGAGCAGTCCGTCGATGAATTAACAGAAATTGAGGGGCTGGATGAAGAACGGGCCGCTGCGCTGATAATGACTGCGCGCGCTCCATGGTTTTCAGAAAGTCAGTAA
- the infB gene encoding translation initiation factor IF-2 has product MAEVTVKQLADVVGVSVERLLNQMQDAGIKGKSETSMVSETERQSLLTHLKKSHGDEGAVAEPSRITLKRKTTSQLKVAGAAGKRKTVNVEVRKKRTYVKREGLDEASNSPEIEVAANEAIAQPDVVAETGVSAEPVVSNVEAVAEVKAAEAADASVADKAEAAPVAQKVAAATTVPDIAVVTEPVEEKKGPARTKTKENRPKGGGRRDEDDSPRRGKPAATRKGPGLNEEGPRGTRRPGKSPKRAMGRGRASANQHGFEKPTAPVVHEVSVPESITVADLAKKMSIKAAEVIKVMFKMGAMATINQVLDQDTAVLVVEEMGHKAVPLQENAIEDALLEGLQQHKGEGTSRAPVVTVMGHVDHGKTSLLDYIREAKVAAGESGGITQHIGAYHVETENGMVTFLDTPGHAAFTAMRARGAKLTDIVILVVAADDGVMPQTEEAVQHSKAAGVPLVVAVNKIDKPEADPDRVRNELAQRDVISEEWGGDVQFVHVSAKTGEGIDALLDAVLLQAEVLELKAVADMPASGVVVESRLDKGRGSVSTLLVQNGTLRKGDIVLAGLHYGKVRAMLDEAGRPVESAGPAIPVEILGLDGTPDAGDEFTVVSSEKKAREVAMFRQGKFREIKLARQQKSKLENLFENMQAGEVKSLNIVLKADVRGSLEALTSSLEDLSTDEVKVNIVSSGIGGFGETDANLALASSAIMIGFNVRADNQAKAIVEREELELRYYSVIYDIINDVKQAMVGLLSPEYREEIVGVAEVRDVFRSPKLGQIAGCMVTEGTVHRNKRIRVLRDNVVIYEGELESLRRFKEVVAEVRNGMECGIGVKNYNDVKVGDQIEVFDTIEVQRTL; this is encoded by the coding sequence ATGGCAGAAGTAACCGTTAAACAACTTGCCGATGTGGTTGGTGTATCCGTTGAGCGTTTGCTCAATCAGATGCAGGATGCCGGAATCAAAGGTAAGTCAGAAACCTCAATGGTTTCTGAAACAGAGCGTCAGTCACTACTTACTCACCTGAAAAAATCACATGGTGATGAGGGTGCTGTGGCTGAACCCAGTCGAATTACGTTGAAACGCAAGACTACATCGCAGCTCAAAGTTGCCGGTGCTGCAGGCAAACGTAAAACAGTGAATGTTGAGGTACGTAAAAAACGTACTTATGTGAAGCGTGAAGGTTTGGACGAAGCCAGTAACAGTCCGGAAATTGAAGTTGCTGCTAATGAGGCTATAGCACAGCCAGATGTCGTTGCAGAAACGGGCGTCTCAGCTGAGCCGGTAGTGTCAAATGTTGAAGCGGTTGCTGAGGTGAAAGCCGCAGAGGCTGCGGATGCGAGTGTTGCTGATAAAGCAGAAGCAGCACCCGTGGCCCAGAAAGTGGCGGCGGCTACTACAGTGCCTGATATCGCGGTTGTGACTGAGCCGGTTGAAGAGAAAAAGGGGCCTGCTCGTACCAAAACCAAGGAAAATCGTCCTAAAGGTGGTGGCCGTCGCGATGAAGATGATTCTCCTCGTCGTGGTAAGCCGGCCGCAACCCGTAAGGGCCCTGGCCTGAATGAAGAAGGTCCGCGTGGAACACGCCGTCCGGGTAAAAGCCCGAAGCGTGCAATGGGACGCGGACGCGCCAGTGCAAACCAGCATGGTTTTGAAAAGCCGACTGCACCTGTAGTGCATGAAGTTAGTGTTCCTGAAAGCATCACTGTGGCAGATCTGGCTAAAAAAATGTCGATCAAGGCCGCTGAAGTCATCAAAGTGATGTTCAAGATGGGCGCTATGGCAACCATCAATCAGGTATTGGATCAGGACACCGCCGTGCTGGTGGTTGAGGAGATGGGCCACAAAGCCGTTCCTCTGCAGGAAAATGCCATTGAAGATGCTTTGCTTGAAGGCTTGCAACAGCACAAAGGAGAAGGCACTTCCCGTGCGCCAGTTGTTACGGTCATGGGTCATGTCGATCATGGTAAAACGTCATTGCTGGACTATATCCGTGAAGCCAAAGTGGCTGCGGGTGAATCGGGTGGTATTACCCAGCATATTGGTGCTTACCATGTTGAAACGGAAAACGGCATGGTGACTTTCCTGGACACTCCAGGACACGCCGCCTTTACCGCTATGCGTGCACGTGGTGCCAAACTGACGGATATCGTTATTCTGGTTGTTGCGGCTGATGATGGCGTGATGCCGCAGACGGAAGAAGCGGTTCAGCATTCCAAAGCGGCCGGTGTGCCGTTAGTTGTTGCTGTGAATAAAATTGATAAGCCCGAAGCTGATCCGGATCGCGTACGTAATGAGTTAGCGCAGCGCGATGTCATCTCTGAAGAGTGGGGCGGTGATGTGCAATTCGTGCATGTCTCAGCGAAAACTGGTGAAGGGATTGATGCGCTGCTGGATGCAGTGTTGCTACAGGCTGAAGTGCTTGAACTCAAGGCCGTTGCGGATATGCCCGCGTCAGGGGTAGTGGTTGAATCGCGTCTGGATAAAGGCCGTGGATCAGTATCTACCTTGTTGGTACAGAATGGTACGCTGCGCAAAGGTGATATCGTCCTGGCTGGTCTGCATTACGGTAAAGTTCGCGCCATGCTTGATGAAGCTGGACGTCCAGTAGAATCTGCTGGCCCGGCGATACCAGTTGAGATTTTGGGTCTTGATGGTACACCGGATGCCGGTGACGAGTTCACTGTGGTGTCTTCTGAGAAGAAAGCCCGTGAAGTGGCGATGTTCCGCCAGGGTAAATTCCGTGAAATTAAACTGGCCCGTCAGCAAAAATCCAAACTGGAAAATCTGTTTGAGAATATGCAAGCCGGTGAGGTTAAATCCCTGAACATTGTACTGAAAGCGGATGTTCGTGGTTCTCTGGAAGCGCTGACAAGCTCGCTGGAAGATCTGTCCACTGACGAAGTTAAAGTGAATATTGTTTCCAGTGGTATTGGCGGCTTCGGTGAGACTGATGCCAACCTGGCATTGGCTTCTTCTGCCATTATGATCGGCTTTAACGTACGTGCCGATAACCAGGCGAAAGCTATCGTTGAGCGTGAAGAGCTGGAACTGCGTTATTACAGCGTCATTTACGACATCATCAATGATGTTAAACAGGCGATGGTAGGGCTGTTGTCACCGGAATATCGTGAAGAAATTGTCGGTGTTGCAGAAGTGCGTGATGTGTTCCGTTCACCGAAGCTGGGTCAGATTGCCGGTTGTATGGTGACTGAGGGTACAGTGCACCGCAACAAGCGCATTCGTGTACTGCGTGACAACGTGGTCATTTACGAAGGTGAGCTGGAATCACTGCGTCGCTTTAAAGAAGTCGTGGCAGAAGTGCGTAATGGCATGGAGTGCGGCATCGGGGTGAAAAACTATAACGATGTTAAAGTCGGCGATCAGATCGAAGTCTTTGACACCATTGAAGTACAGCGCACGCTGTAA
- the rbfA gene encoding 30S ribosome-binding factor RbfA yields the protein MAREFKRTDRVADQIQRDLSMLIQREIRDPRLGMVTVSYVKVSKDLGYADTYVTVMPIGEQDEESVVPQSLAVLNNAAGFLRKELSRGIKLRVMPQLRFHFDESVDRGRRLHSLIEQAFQREQKRSESEE from the coding sequence ATGGCTCGCGAGTTTAAACGAACCGATCGGGTAGCGGATCAGATCCAGCGGGATCTATCCATGCTGATTCAGCGTGAGATCAGGGATCCCCGCCTGGGTATGGTCACGGTCAGTTATGTCAAGGTCAGTAAAGACCTTGGCTATGCTGATACCTACGTTACCGTAATGCCGATAGGTGAGCAGGATGAAGAATCCGTGGTTCCTCAGTCTCTCGCTGTATTGAATAATGCGGCGGGTTTTTTGCGCAAGGAATTATCGCGTGGTATTAAGTTGCGCGTCATGCCACAGCTGCGTTTTCACTTTGATGAAAGCGTCGACCGCGGACGTCGTCTGCATAGCCTGATTGAACAGGCCTTTCAGCGGGAGCAAAAGCGCTCCGAGTCTGAGGAGTAA
- the truB gene encoding tRNA pseudouridine(55) synthase TruB: MARKPKGRAVDGVFLLDKPAGMSSNKVLQKIKHLYGAAKAGHTGALDPLATGLLPICLGEATKFSQYLLDADKAYLTTARLGEKTDTADADGEVTETRPVPDDLTASQVEALLQAHFQGEIEQVPPIYSALKVQGQPMYKLARKGIQVEVKPRQVRIDKIRLLALRDQELDLEIHCSKGTYIRSIVQDLGELLGCGAHVSRLRRIRTGQFDQSQMLSLEALDEQIKALQTDDPHCIQNSLDTLLLPPWSAIESLPDCHLTDEQAVALLQGRTLVDLDLIPASEWRVFEQSSGRFLGLAETDSEARLKGKRLVRTDTQLND; this comes from the coding sequence TTGGCGCGTAAACCTAAAGGTCGTGCGGTTGACGGGGTGTTCTTGCTGGATAAGCCCGCCGGGATGAGCTCGAATAAGGTATTGCAGAAAATCAAACACCTCTATGGTGCTGCCAAGGCTGGCCATACGGGTGCGTTGGATCCTCTGGCAACGGGGCTGCTGCCTATCTGTCTGGGAGAAGCGACCAAGTTTTCCCAGTACTTGCTGGATGCTGACAAAGCGTATCTGACTACCGCCAGATTAGGCGAAAAAACAGATACAGCCGATGCCGATGGTGAGGTGACAGAAACACGTCCCGTTCCTGATGATCTGACAGCCTCACAGGTTGAAGCCTTGTTGCAAGCACATTTTCAGGGTGAAATAGAGCAGGTACCACCGATCTATTCAGCGCTGAAAGTGCAAGGGCAGCCGATGTACAAGCTGGCCAGAAAAGGCATTCAGGTTGAGGTTAAGCCTCGCCAGGTGCGGATTGACAAAATCCGTTTGCTGGCGTTGCGTGATCAGGAGCTGGATCTTGAAATTCATTGCTCTAAAGGCACCTATATTCGTAGTATTGTGCAGGATCTTGGAGAGTTGCTTGGCTGTGGCGCACATGTTAGTCGACTGCGCCGCATTCGCACTGGGCAGTTTGATCAATCTCAAATGCTGTCTCTTGAGGCACTGGATGAGCAGATTAAAGCCTTACAGACGGATGATCCGCACTGCATACAAAATAGTCTGGATACGTTATTATTACCTCCTTGGAGCGCAATAGAATCCTTACCCGACTGTCACCTGACAGACGAGCAAGCAGTTGCGCTATTACAAGGGCGTACACTGGTTGATCTTGACTTGATACCTGCCTCTGAGTGGCGGGTATTTGAGCAGTCCAGTGGACGTTTTCTGGGTTTGGCAGAAACGGATTCAGAAGCGCGCCTGAAAGGTAAGCGTCTGGTTCGGACTGACACCCAATTGAATGATTAA
- the rpsO gene encoding 30S ribosomal protein S15: MALATEKKAEIVAEFGRGTGDTGSPEVQVALLTANITGLQSHFKANKQDHHSRRGLIRMVNQRRKLLDYLKRKDADRYLKLIARLGLRR, translated from the coding sequence ATGGCATTAGCAACAGAAAAGAAAGCCGAGATTGTCGCTGAATTCGGTCGTGGCACTGGCGATACCGGATCACCGGAAGTTCAGGTAGCCCTGCTGACAGCTAACATTACTGGCCTGCAGAGTCACTTCAAAGCGAACAAACAGGATCACCACTCACGTCGTGGTTTGATTCGCATGGTAAACCAGCGTCGTAAGCTGCTGGATTACCTGAAGCGCAAAGACGCTGATCGCTATCTTAAGCTGATCGCCCGTCTGGGTCTGCGTCGCTAA